A region from the Arachis ipaensis cultivar K30076 chromosome B01, Araip1.1, whole genome shotgun sequence genome encodes:
- the LOC110268670 gene encoding uncharacterized protein LOC110268670: MGNCQAIDKATLVIQHQSGKIERFYSSVSATHVMKTNPGHYVALVVSTTLCATTSSNNNNNKNVNNNNNNQIRVTCIKLLKPTDTLLLGHVYRLVTTQEVMKGLRERKHTKKKNKLESAQKLGCVRKKNRLEMEKAARMFDPEDIQVSLNSQPKIIYFFPSFSKLFLSLFF; this comes from the exons ATGGGGAATTGCCAAGCCATTGATAAAGCAACACTAGTGATACAACACCAAAGTGGGAAAATAGAAAGGTTTTATTCTTCTGTTAGTGCCACTCATGTTATGAAAACAAACCCTGGTCATTATGTTGCCCTCGTTGTCTCCACCACCTTGTGTGCAACAACAagtagcaacaacaacaacaacaaaaacgttaacaataataataacaaccaaATTCGTGTAACTTGCATCAAGCTTCTCAAGCCCACAGATACACTCCTTCTTGGCCATGTTTATAGGCTTGTTACTACTCAAG AGGTTATGAAGGGGCTAAGAGAAAGGAAGCAcacaaagaagaaaaacaagttaGAATCAGCCCAGAAACTAGGTTGTGTTAGGAAAAAGAATAGGTTGGAAATGGAGAAAGCAGCAAGAATGTTTGACCCGGAAGACATCCAGGTAAGTCTCAACTCTCAaccaaaaattatatatttttttccttcCTTCTCTAAACTGTTTTTATcattgttcttttaa